The Tursiops truncatus isolate mTurTru1 chromosome 6, mTurTru1.mat.Y, whole genome shotgun sequence genome includes a window with the following:
- the WDR31 gene encoding WD repeat-containing protein 31 isoform X1, giving the protein MLFRCHLKRALPQKVSCRFCAVMGKLQSKLKYSTYKYSRPDGFRDERTQTKAFQEYSPAHVDTVSVVAALNSDLCVSGGKDKTVVAYNWRTGNVVKRLKGHEREITKIACIHKSGQFFSASRDKMVMMWDLQGSSQPRQQFSGHSMVVTGLAVSPDTSQLCTGSRDNTLLLWDVGTGQCAERASVSRNLVTHLCWVPREPYILQTSEDKTIRLWDSRGLQVAHVFPAKQHIQTYCEVSEDGHKCISCSSGFGGEGCEATLWDLRQTRNRICEYKGHFQTVASCVFLPRALALMPMIATSSHDCKVKIWNQDSGACLFTLSLDGSGPLTSLAVADTVSLLCASFSRGIRLLRVDDSRGLELQEVAGF; this is encoded by the exons ATGCTATTCAGGTGCCATCTGAAACGAGCTCTTCCCCAGAAGGTCTCATGCAGGTTCTGTGCAGTGATGGGGAAACTGCAGAGCAAACTCAAATACAGCACTTATAAATACAG CAGGCCCGATGGATTTAGAGACGAGAGAACTCAAACTAAAGCTTTTCAAGAGTATAGCCCAGCTCACGTGGATACCGTCTCTGTTGTTGCTGCTCTGAACTCAGACCTCTGTGTCTCCGGAGGAAAAGATAAG ACAGTTGTGGCCTATAACTGGAGAACTGGAAATGTGGTGAAAAGGTTGAAAGGACATGAGCGTGAAATCACAAAG ATAGCTTGTATTCACAAATCAGGCCAGTTCTTCAGTGCCTCTCGCGACAAGATGGTCATGATGTGGGACTTGCAAGGCTCCTCGCAACCAAGGCAGCAGTTCTCCGGCCACAGCATGGTGGTCACTGGATTGGCTGTGAGTCCAG ACACATCACAGCTATGCACTGGCTCTCGTGACAACACCCTCCTTCTGTGGGATGTGGGGACCGGACAGTGTGCGGAGAGAGCATCAGTCTCCAGGAACCTG gtcactcaccTGTGCTGGGTCCCCAGAGAACCTTATATACTCCAGACCTCTGAAGATAAAACCATCAG attATGGGACAGTCGGGGGCTGCAGGTAGCTCATGTATTTCCCGCAAAGCAGCACATCCAGACCTACTGCGAGGTCAGTGAGGATGGACACAAGTGTATCTCCTGCAGCAGCGGCTTTGGAGGCGAAGGCTGTGAAGCCACG TTGTGGGACCTAAGGCAGACGCGGAACAGAATCTGTGAGTACAAGGGGCACTTCCAGACTGTAGCATCCTGTGTCTTTCTGCCAAGAGCATTAGCCTTGATGCCTATGATTGCTACCTCATCGCATGACTGCAAGGTGAAGATCTGGAACCAAGACAGCGGAG cctgccttttcaccttgtctCTGGATGGATCAGGACCTTTGACTTCCCTGGCTGTGGCTGACACCGTCTCCTTATTGTGTGCAAGTTTCAGCAGAGGAATTCGCTTACTCAGGGTGGACGATAGCCGAGGGCTGGAACTGCAGGAAGTGGCAGGATTCTGA
- the WDR31 gene encoding WD repeat-containing protein 31 isoform X3, whose protein sequence is MVMMWDLQGSSQPRQQFSGHSMVVTGLAVSPDTSQLCTGSRDNTLLLWDVGTGQCAERASVSRNLVTHLCWVPREPYILQTSEDKTIRLWDSRGLQVAHVFPAKQHIQTYCEVSEDGHKCISCSSGFGGEGCEATLWDLRQTRNRICEYKGHFQTVASCVFLPRALALMPMIATSSHDCKVKIWNQDSGACLFTLSLDGSGPLTSLAVADTVSLLCASFSRGIRLLRVDDSRGLELQEVAGF, encoded by the exons ATGGTCATGATGTGGGACTTGCAAGGCTCCTCGCAACCAAGGCAGCAGTTCTCCGGCCACAGCATGGTGGTCACTGGATTGGCTGTGAGTCCAG ACACATCACAGCTATGCACTGGCTCTCGTGACAACACCCTCCTTCTGTGGGATGTGGGGACCGGACAGTGTGCGGAGAGAGCATCAGTCTCCAGGAACCTG gtcactcaccTGTGCTGGGTCCCCAGAGAACCTTATATACTCCAGACCTCTGAAGATAAAACCATCAG attATGGGACAGTCGGGGGCTGCAGGTAGCTCATGTATTTCCCGCAAAGCAGCACATCCAGACCTACTGCGAGGTCAGTGAGGATGGACACAAGTGTATCTCCTGCAGCAGCGGCTTTGGAGGCGAAGGCTGTGAAGCCACG TTGTGGGACCTAAGGCAGACGCGGAACAGAATCTGTGAGTACAAGGGGCACTTCCAGACTGTAGCATCCTGTGTCTTTCTGCCAAGAGCATTAGCCTTGATGCCTATGATTGCTACCTCATCGCATGACTGCAAGGTGAAGATCTGGAACCAAGACAGCGGAG cctgccttttcaccttgtctCTGGATGGATCAGGACCTTTGACTTCCCTGGCTGTGGCTGACACCGTCTCCTTATTGTGTGCAAGTTTCAGCAGAGGAATTCGCTTACTCAGGGTGGACGATAGCCGAGGGCTGGAACTGCAGGAAGTGGCAGGATTCTGA
- the WDR31 gene encoding WD repeat-containing protein 31 isoform X2 has product MLFRCHLKRALPQKVSCRFCAVMGKLQSKLKYSTYKYRPDGFRDERTQTKAFQEYSPAHVDTVSVVAALNSDLCVSGGKDKTVVAYNWRTGNVVKRLKGHEREITKIACIHKSGQFFSASRDKMVMMWDLQGSSQPRQQFSGHSMVVTGLAVSPDTSQLCTGSRDNTLLLWDVGTGQCAERASVSRNLVTHLCWVPREPYILQTSEDKTIRLWDSRGLQVAHVFPAKQHIQTYCEVSEDGHKCISCSSGFGGEGCEATLWDLRQTRNRICEYKGHFQTVASCVFLPRALALMPMIATSSHDCKVKIWNQDSGACLFTLSLDGSGPLTSLAVADTVSLLCASFSRGIRLLRVDDSRGLELQEVAGF; this is encoded by the exons ATGCTATTCAGGTGCCATCTGAAACGAGCTCTTCCCCAGAAGGTCTCATGCAGGTTCTGTGCAGTGATGGGGAAACTGCAGAGCAAACTCAAATACAGCACTTATAAATACAG GCCCGATGGATTTAGAGACGAGAGAACTCAAACTAAAGCTTTTCAAGAGTATAGCCCAGCTCACGTGGATACCGTCTCTGTTGTTGCTGCTCTGAACTCAGACCTCTGTGTCTCCGGAGGAAAAGATAAG ACAGTTGTGGCCTATAACTGGAGAACTGGAAATGTGGTGAAAAGGTTGAAAGGACATGAGCGTGAAATCACAAAG ATAGCTTGTATTCACAAATCAGGCCAGTTCTTCAGTGCCTCTCGCGACAAGATGGTCATGATGTGGGACTTGCAAGGCTCCTCGCAACCAAGGCAGCAGTTCTCCGGCCACAGCATGGTGGTCACTGGATTGGCTGTGAGTCCAG ACACATCACAGCTATGCACTGGCTCTCGTGACAACACCCTCCTTCTGTGGGATGTGGGGACCGGACAGTGTGCGGAGAGAGCATCAGTCTCCAGGAACCTG gtcactcaccTGTGCTGGGTCCCCAGAGAACCTTATATACTCCAGACCTCTGAAGATAAAACCATCAG attATGGGACAGTCGGGGGCTGCAGGTAGCTCATGTATTTCCCGCAAAGCAGCACATCCAGACCTACTGCGAGGTCAGTGAGGATGGACACAAGTGTATCTCCTGCAGCAGCGGCTTTGGAGGCGAAGGCTGTGAAGCCACG TTGTGGGACCTAAGGCAGACGCGGAACAGAATCTGTGAGTACAAGGGGCACTTCCAGACTGTAGCATCCTGTGTCTTTCTGCCAAGAGCATTAGCCTTGATGCCTATGATTGCTACCTCATCGCATGACTGCAAGGTGAAGATCTGGAACCAAGACAGCGGAG cctgccttttcaccttgtctCTGGATGGATCAGGACCTTTGACTTCCCTGGCTGTGGCTGACACCGTCTCCTTATTGTGTGCAAGTTTCAGCAGAGGAATTCGCTTACTCAGGGTGGACGATAGCCGAGGGCTGGAACTGCAGGAAGTGGCAGGATTCTGA